From Planococcus halocryophilus, the proteins below share one genomic window:
- a CDS encoding YhzD family protein, with protein sequence MRTYKLTVFEKTGKQLLDETFTAETDEEARGKGHAMLEEKEMIQLTHRLASPAGKLLLFHS encoded by the coding sequence TTGAGAACATACAAACTGACTGTATTCGAAAAAACAGGCAAACAGCTATTAGACGAAACATTTACTGCTGAAACCGATGAAGAAGCACGCGGTAAAGGACATGCGATGCTAGAAGAAAAAGAGATGATTCAACTCACTCACCGTTTAGCATCACCTGCTGGTAAACTTCTTCTTTTCCATTCATAA
- a CDS encoding ABC transporter ATP-binding protein, with translation MALHVDQVTKKFGDFTAVDNLSLSIEEGGMHGFLGANGAGKTTTFRMILGLLDPTEGSVRWKGRPITYASSPEIGYLPEERGLYPKMKVEEQLVYLAQLRNMSKGDAKREAAAWLERFEVPHYGQKKVEELSKGNQQKIQLIASLLHKPSLLILDEPFSGLDPVNVEMLKKAILDFQKQGATIVFSSHRMDHVEELCDDISILDRGKVVVSGSIKEVKRSFGKQRVRLNMDVDLCSLSEIAGVDHFTKTKEGAIFQITEEKIAQILLAEAMKLGTLRHFAVEEPSLEEIFIAKVGKLHA, from the coding sequence ATGGCTTTGCATGTTGACCAAGTAACGAAAAAGTTTGGAGATTTTACAGCAGTGGACAATCTTTCGCTGTCGATTGAAGAAGGGGGAATGCACGGGTTTCTTGGAGCGAATGGAGCTGGGAAAACGACGACATTCCGAATGATTTTAGGTTTGTTAGATCCGACAGAAGGGTCAGTCCGTTGGAAAGGAAGACCCATTACATATGCAAGTAGTCCAGAAATTGGCTATTTACCAGAAGAACGAGGACTTTACCCGAAAATGAAAGTAGAAGAGCAATTGGTGTATTTGGCACAATTACGCAATATGTCTAAAGGAGATGCGAAACGTGAAGCAGCTGCTTGGTTAGAGCGTTTTGAAGTGCCGCATTATGGTCAGAAAAAAGTAGAAGAATTATCAAAAGGCAACCAACAAAAAATCCAATTGATTGCATCACTCCTACATAAACCATCGCTATTAATACTAGATGAACCGTTTTCAGGATTAGATCCAGTCAACGTCGAAATGTTAAAAAAAGCCATTCTAGATTTTCAAAAACAAGGAGCAACGATTGTTTTTTCAAGCCACCGTATGGATCATGTAGAAGAACTGTGTGATGACATAAGCATTTTAGATCGAGGAAAAGTAGTAGTTAGTGGATCGATAAAAGAAGTGAAACGCTCTTTTGGTAAACAAAGAGTTCGTTTGAATATGGACGTAGACCTTTGCAGTTTAAGTGAAATTGCAGGTGTCGATCATTTCACAAAAACGAAAGAAGGGGCTATTTTTCAAATTACTGAAGAAAAAATTGCGCAGATTTTGTTGGCTGAAGCGATGAAACTCGGCACACTTCGCCATTTTGCAGTAGAAGAACCTTCTTTAGAAGAAATTTTTATCGCAAAGGTGGGAAAACTGCATGCATAG
- a CDS encoding ABC transporter permease gives MHSFWIIFKQAFITKARTKSFLITTGVVVAAFFLLANISNIIAIFNGDENEENTLHVVSENPALLENLQAQLVLMNSETEAVPTYLTEAELQKSITEGTIDDYLVLMLDGQLSARYVSESANEMGGGAEIENAVQAIHTAITAESLGLNDGQVGQLFMPVEFERQAVSESSKSQEELSQARGLVYVLIMLIYVAVIYYPNMIAMEVATEKSSRVMEILISSVSPVKHMFAKIAGIGSLGILQMMIFGLAGYFAIQTAGTDLTKGVFSVMGFSEVKISTFLFAILFFLLGYFLYAVLAALLGSLVSRTEDVQQLMLPMMILIIIGSLIAFSGISVPEASYVTISSYIPFFAPLVMFLRVGMLDLSLWEPLLSIGIMLLTIGILGWFGARVYRGGVLMYGSSQSLKDIRKAIHLGNKK, from the coding sequence ATGCATAGTTTTTGGATTATTTTCAAACAAGCATTTATAACAAAAGCCAGAACAAAATCATTTCTTATAACGACGGGTGTCGTTGTTGCTGCCTTTTTCTTGTTAGCAAATATATCGAATATTATCGCCATTTTTAATGGAGACGAAAATGAAGAAAATACCTTGCATGTAGTTAGTGAAAATCCAGCACTTCTGGAAAATCTCCAAGCACAATTGGTATTGATGAATAGTGAAACTGAAGCTGTGCCGACGTACTTAACAGAAGCAGAATTGCAAAAAAGTATTACGGAAGGCACCATTGATGATTATTTAGTGTTAATGCTAGATGGGCAATTGAGTGCTCGTTATGTATCTGAATCTGCCAATGAAATGGGCGGAGGGGCTGAAATTGAAAATGCAGTCCAAGCAATACATACAGCTATTACAGCCGAATCACTCGGGCTAAATGACGGTCAGGTAGGGCAATTGTTCATGCCCGTTGAATTTGAAAGACAAGCGGTATCTGAATCTTCTAAATCACAAGAAGAGTTGAGTCAGGCAAGAGGTCTAGTTTATGTACTGATTATGTTGATTTATGTCGCAGTTATTTATTATCCAAATATGATTGCTATGGAAGTCGCAACGGAAAAATCATCGCGTGTCATGGAAATTTTAATCTCCAGTGTCTCACCTGTTAAGCATATGTTTGCAAAAATTGCCGGCATCGGTAGCCTTGGCATATTACAAATGATGATTTTTGGACTGGCCGGTTATTTTGCCATCCAAACAGCGGGTACGGATTTGACTAAAGGCGTATTTAGCGTCATGGGCTTTTCGGAAGTGAAAATCAGTACATTTTTGTTTGCCATACTCTTTTTCCTGCTCGGTTATTTCCTATATGCGGTACTTGCGGCATTGCTTGGATCGTTAGTTAGTCGAACAGAAGACGTACAGCAACTCATGCTGCCTATGATGATTTTAATTATTATCGGATCATTAATCGCTTTCTCTGGTATTTCAGTGCCAGAAGCTAGCTATGTAACGATTTCTTCCTACATTCCATTTTTTGCCCCGTTGGTTATGTTTTTGCGCGTCGGTATGCTCGATTTGTCATTATGGGAGCCGTTATTGTCAATTGGGATCATGCTGTTGACCATTGGCATTCTTGGTTGGTTTGGGGCACGTGTTTACCGTGGAGGCGTATTAATGTATGGCTCTTCACAATCACTAAAAGATATTCGAAAAGCCATCCATTTAGGCAATAAAAAATAA
- a CDS encoding metallophosphoesterase family protein: MESIRFIHTADLHLGSPFIGMRDLQKEQWQLLKDSTLSAFDRLIKYALKTNPDFVCIVGDIYDGEDRNIRAQARFQKGMQQLAEREIPVVMCYGNHDHLSGNWTRFELPKNVHVFDETVSQFTLNTAAGPVSFTGFSYGKRHVSESMVEHYPVAQSLDSYHIGLLHGSLEGDATHAVYAPFKKEQLLSKQYDYWALGHIHKRQELYLEPAMVYPGNIQGRHRKESGEKGFYEVTLSKVTTQLEFIPTSVVQFDQVEVSGKGIVHMNELVEACQKELSVFSEAVGTAVIELVLTELDQDSFELLAEIPESELLEMLRESVEGLDSFVWIQAIHLQQTDEDAELSPLGATLIDTMASWETDDWKVVLQDLYRHPKSSRFLEAVEEQTIEKLQLTATQQIRRTMQAGE, from the coding sequence ATGGAGTCGATTCGATTTATCCACACAGCAGATTTGCATTTAGGAAGCCCTTTTATCGGTATGAGGGATTTACAAAAAGAACAGTGGCAGTTGCTGAAAGATAGTACCTTATCGGCATTTGATCGGCTGATTAAATATGCATTAAAAACCAATCCGGATTTTGTGTGTATTGTGGGCGATATATATGATGGAGAAGACCGTAATATTCGTGCACAAGCTCGTTTTCAAAAAGGGATGCAACAACTGGCCGAGCGAGAAATTCCAGTAGTTATGTGCTATGGCAACCACGATCATTTGAGCGGTAATTGGACGCGTTTTGAACTTCCAAAGAACGTGCATGTGTTTGATGAAACGGTTTCTCAGTTCACGCTAAATACAGCAGCTGGTCCTGTCAGTTTTACAGGTTTTAGCTATGGCAAGCGTCACGTAAGTGAATCCATGGTTGAGCATTATCCAGTGGCACAAAGTTTAGACAGCTATCATATTGGGCTTCTCCACGGCAGTCTTGAAGGAGACGCTACACACGCTGTGTATGCGCCTTTTAAAAAAGAACAGCTACTTAGTAAGCAATATGATTATTGGGCGTTAGGACACATCCATAAGCGTCAAGAGCTCTATCTTGAGCCGGCGATGGTGTACCCTGGGAATATTCAAGGACGCCACCGGAAAGAATCAGGTGAAAAAGGCTTTTATGAAGTGACGTTATCAAAAGTAACGACACAATTAGAGTTTATTCCAACGTCTGTTGTTCAATTCGACCAAGTAGAGGTTTCTGGTAAAGGCATTGTTCATATGAACGAATTGGTTGAGGCATGCCAAAAAGAACTAAGTGTTTTTAGTGAAGCAGTAGGAACGGCCGTTATTGAATTGGTGTTAACAGAATTAGATCAAGACAGTTTCGAATTACTCGCTGAAATACCGGAAAGTGAATTGTTGGAGATGCTCAGGGAATCAGTGGAAGGATTAGATTCTTTTGTTTGGATTCAAGCGATACATTTGCAGCAAACAGATGAAGATGCTGAACTTTCTCCGTTAGGTGCAACATTAATCGATACAATGGCAAGCTGGGAAACGGACGATTGGAAAGTGGTGCTACAGGATTTGTATCGACATCCGAAAAGTAGTCGTTTTTTAGAGGCAGTAGAAGAGCAAACGATTGAAAAGCTCCAACTAACTGCAACTCAACAAATTCGGCGCACGATGCAGGCGGGAGAGTGA